From the genome of Arthrobacter alpinus, one region includes:
- the moaA gene encoding GTP 3',8-cyclase MoaA — MDTQQVTDTLGRPLRDLRISVTDRCNFRCVYCMPKEIFGRDFAFMPKEQLLTFEEITKLASIAMAHGVRKIRLTGGEPLLRRGIEDLVGMLAALRTPEGEPPDLAMTTNGTVLAQKAQVLKAAGLDRVTVSLDSLDDAVFQAMNDVAYPVAKVLHALDAAQEAGLGPVKVNMVLKRGLNDQDILAMARHFRGTPFILRFIEYMDVGSSNGWKMDQVVPSAEVVERINRVFPVEPLEANYRGETSQRWRYKDDGGEFGVISSVTRAFCGGCTRARLSADGKLFTCLFATKGHDLRTLLRGGATDAELEDALAALWGARSDRYSQLRSANTPGLKKIEMSYIGG, encoded by the coding sequence ATGGACACACAACAGGTGACGGACACGCTCGGGCGGCCGTTGCGGGACTTGCGGATCTCGGTCACCGACCGCTGCAACTTCCGCTGCGTCTACTGCATGCCCAAGGAGATCTTTGGCCGCGACTTCGCGTTCATGCCCAAGGAGCAGCTGCTCACCTTCGAGGAAATCACCAAGCTGGCGTCGATCGCCATGGCCCACGGCGTGCGCAAGATCAGGCTCACCGGCGGGGAACCGTTGCTGCGCAGGGGCATAGAGGACCTGGTGGGCATGCTCGCCGCGCTGCGGACCCCGGAGGGTGAACCGCCGGATCTGGCCATGACCACCAACGGGACTGTGCTGGCCCAGAAGGCGCAGGTGCTCAAGGCTGCAGGCCTGGACCGGGTGACGGTCTCGTTGGATTCCCTGGACGACGCCGTCTTCCAAGCCATGAACGACGTCGCCTACCCCGTTGCCAAGGTCCTGCACGCCCTCGACGCTGCGCAGGAGGCAGGGCTGGGGCCGGTCAAGGTCAACATGGTGCTCAAGCGGGGGCTCAACGACCAGGACATTCTCGCCATGGCTCGGCATTTCCGCGGCACACCGTTCATCCTGCGGTTCATCGAGTACATGGATGTGGGGTCGTCGAACGGTTGGAAGATGGACCAGGTGGTGCCGTCGGCGGAAGTGGTGGAACGCATCAACCGGGTCTTCCCCGTGGAGCCGCTGGAGGCCAACTACCGGGGCGAGACCTCGCAGCGTTGGCGGTACAAGGACGACGGCGGCGAGTTTGGCGTGATCTCCAGCGTCACCCGGGCGTTTTGCGGCGGGTGCACGCGTGCCCGGTTGTCCGCTGACGGGAAACTGTTCACCTGCCTGTTCGCCACGAAGGGCCACGACCTGCGGACATTGCTACGGGGCGGCGCCACGGACGCAGAGTTGGAGGACGCCCTGGCCGCGCTCTGGGGCGCCCGCTCCGACAGGTACTCGCAGCTGCGCAGCGCCAACACGCCGGGGCTGAAGAAGATCGAGATGAGCTACATCGGCGGCTGA
- a CDS encoding alpha/beta fold hydrolase: MATIVLVHGLWSDGSSWAAVITELASLGHHPVAAQLALESMGDDVASVRRTLATVTGPVLLVGWSYGGAVIGEAARDVPAVKALAYVAAFAPAEGESVSELSRRHPGSLIPAHVMVSDGYTYIHRDHFGEVIAADAPAGAIAIAAAVQRLVRIGLDRARAGRPAWLDLPSHYLLATQDCAVPPVLQHEMAQRMGATVTWIDSSHAPMLSRPREVAQFLDSACAALG; this comes from the coding sequence ATGGCAACGATAGTGCTGGTGCATGGGCTGTGGTCGGACGGGTCCAGCTGGGCTGCGGTCATCACAGAGCTGGCGTCCCTGGGGCACCATCCGGTGGCAGCCCAGCTGGCCCTGGAGTCCATGGGCGACGACGTTGCCTCCGTGCGCCGCACCCTCGCCACGGTCACTGGGCCGGTTTTGCTGGTGGGGTGGTCGTACGGTGGCGCAGTGATTGGCGAGGCTGCACGGGATGTTCCCGCCGTCAAAGCACTCGCCTATGTGGCCGCGTTTGCTCCCGCCGAGGGCGAATCCGTCAGCGAGCTGTCCAGGCGGCATCCCGGCAGCCTGATCCCGGCACACGTGATGGTTTCCGACGGCTACACCTATATACACCGGGACCATTTCGGCGAGGTGATAGCAGCCGATGCTCCCGCCGGCGCCATTGCCATAGCAGCAGCGGTGCAAAGACTGGTGCGGATCGGCCTTGACCGGGCCAGGGCCGGGCGACCCGCGTGGCTGGACCTGCCTTCCCACTACCTGCTGGCCACCCAGGACTGTGCCGTGCCGCCTGTGCTGCAGCACGAAATGGCGCAGCGGATGGGTGCCACCGTCACCTGGATCGATTCCAGTCATGCACCCATGCTGTCCCGGCCGCGCGAGGTTGCGCAGTTCTTGGACAGTGCGTGCGCGGCTCTCGGGTAG
- a CDS encoding NAD(P)/FAD-dependent oxidoreductase — protein MTEVIIIGGGAAGLSAALLLGRSRRSVLVIDAGAPRNAPAAGAHGFLTRDGVAPLELTRLGRADLEPYDVQIEHGEVVGAERTNEGFRISMEDSSVFEAPRILVTTGLVDELPDIPGLHEHWGKDLVHCPYCHGWEIQDQAIGVIGNGSFAVHQALLFRQWSANITLFLNDSMQPTKEEFLQLSARGIPVFSSPVARIHSTDGAVSSVELTDGSLHSVQALTVQSRVMAQAGFLAGLGLMPSANPFGETIDSDETGLTAVPGVWAAGNVTDMKTTVLAAAQDGANAATMINMDMMAAELADAVAAHTA, from the coding sequence ATGACAGAGGTAATCATCATTGGCGGGGGCGCTGCCGGACTCAGTGCGGCGCTTCTTTTGGGCCGCTCGCGCCGCTCGGTCCTGGTGATCGACGCCGGGGCCCCGCGCAATGCGCCCGCTGCCGGCGCCCACGGCTTCCTCACCCGCGACGGCGTTGCTCCTCTTGAGCTGACCCGCCTGGGCCGCGCGGATTTGGAGCCCTACGACGTGCAGATTGAGCACGGAGAAGTTGTTGGCGCCGAACGCACCAATGAAGGGTTCCGTATCTCCATGGAGGACAGCTCCGTGTTTGAGGCGCCGCGCATCCTAGTCACCACGGGTTTGGTGGATGAGCTTCCGGACATCCCCGGGCTGCACGAACATTGGGGCAAAGACCTAGTGCACTGCCCGTACTGCCACGGCTGGGAAATCCAGGACCAGGCCATCGGGGTGATCGGCAACGGTTCCTTCGCCGTGCACCAGGCGCTGCTTTTCCGGCAATGGTCGGCGAACATCACCTTGTTCCTCAACGACTCAATGCAGCCCACCAAGGAAGAGTTTCTCCAGCTCTCGGCCCGCGGCATTCCCGTGTTTTCCAGTCCGGTAGCCCGGATTCACAGTACGGACGGCGCGGTGAGCAGTGTCGAATTGACGGATGGCTCCTTGCATTCGGTCCAAGCTTTGACTGTGCAGTCCCGGGTGATGGCGCAAGCAGGGTTTCTCGCCGGACTAGGCCTTATGCCCTCGGCAAATCCATTCGGTGAGACCATCGACTCCGACGAGACGGGTCTGACCGCCGTTCCCGGAGTTTGGGCAGCGGGCAATGTCACCGACATGAAAACCACGGTGCTGGCCGCAGCCCAGGACGGCGCCAACGCCGCCACCATGATCAACATGGACATGATGGCCGCAGAACTGGCCGACGCCGTCGCGGCACACACTGCCTGA
- a CDS encoding helix-turn-helix domain-containing protein — translation MSDDTEEVLSGVGPRLKGLRLQRNKTLAEMSEETGISASTLSRLESGQRRPNLELLLPLARAYSVPLDELVGAPATGDPRIHLRPVIRNGQTILPLSKGAGGVQAFKHLLPGGPTLPQPEPKVHEGYEWMYVLRGQLRVVLGARDFVLKQGEAAEFDTRTPHWFGRATTDSVEFLTLFGPQGERVHVRAAPAR, via the coding sequence ATGAGTGATGACACCGAGGAAGTGCTGTCCGGTGTCGGTCCCCGCCTCAAGGGGCTGCGGCTACAGCGGAACAAGACACTGGCGGAGATGTCGGAGGAGACCGGGATTTCCGCCAGCACGCTGTCCCGGCTGGAATCTGGGCAGCGCCGGCCCAACCTGGAACTGCTGCTGCCGCTGGCCCGCGCCTACTCCGTACCCCTGGATGAGCTGGTGGGTGCCCCCGCGACAGGGGATCCGCGCATCCACCTGCGCCCGGTCATCCGCAACGGGCAGACCATCCTGCCGCTGAGCAAGGGCGCCGGGGGCGTGCAGGCGTTCAAACACCTGCTGCCCGGCGGCCCCACGCTGCCGCAGCCGGAGCCGAAGGTTCACGAGGGCTATGAGTGGATGTACGTGCTGCGCGGGCAGTTGCGCGTGGTGCTGGGGGCGCGCGACTTTGTACTCAAACAGGGCGAGGCGGCGGAGTTCGACACCCGCACCCCGCACTGGTTTGGCCGCGCCACCACGGACAGCGTGGAATTCCTGACGCTCTTTGGCCCGCAGGGCGAACGCGTGCACGTGCGTGCGGCCCCGGCCAGGTAG
- a CDS encoding acetyl-CoA hydrolase/transferase family protein, translating to MHDRIRHTGLLEKRMSAAAAAALIKPGMTVAMSGFTGAGYPKAVPQALASQMEEVHAKGESFKIKVLTGASTAPELDGVLAKVGGMELRLPYMSDPALRKRINDGELDYMDIHLSHVAQHTWFGFYGGINIAIVEVVGILEDGRLIPSSSVGNNKTWLDMADAVIIEVNSQQSAAMEGMHDIYYGTALPPHRMPIQLTEPEDRIGVPYLHVDTEKIIAVVETNAPDRLSAFAAPDEASNQIADHLLDFLDGEIAKGRMSDKLLPLQSGVGNIANAVLAGLSRGGYRGLKAYTEVIQDGMLELIKDGTLAFASATSFSLSEAGIEEFNRNVDFYRERIVFRTQEISNHPELIRRLGCIALNGMIEADIYGNVNSTHVVGSHVMNGIGGSGDFARNGFLSVFMSPSTAKGGKISGIVPMASHVDHTEHDTMILITEQGLADLRGLAPKQRARVIVEKCAHPDYKPMLEDYFARASRDSYGKHTPHLLGEALSWHQRFIDTGDMRP from the coding sequence GTGCACGATCGAATTCGCCATACCGGGTTGTTGGAAAAGAGGATGAGTGCGGCGGCTGCCGCGGCACTCATCAAACCTGGGATGACGGTGGCCATGAGCGGTTTTACCGGTGCCGGCTACCCCAAGGCCGTGCCGCAGGCGCTTGCCTCCCAGATGGAGGAAGTGCACGCCAAGGGCGAGTCGTTCAAGATCAAGGTCCTCACCGGCGCCTCCACGGCCCCCGAGCTCGACGGCGTCCTGGCGAAGGTGGGCGGCATGGAGCTGCGCCTGCCGTACATGTCTGACCCGGCGCTGCGCAAGCGGATCAACGACGGCGAACTCGACTACATGGACATCCACCTCAGCCATGTCGCCCAGCACACCTGGTTCGGCTTCTACGGCGGCATCAATATCGCCATCGTCGAAGTCGTTGGAATTCTGGAGGACGGCCGGCTAATTCCGTCATCGTCCGTGGGCAACAACAAGACCTGGCTGGACATGGCGGATGCCGTGATCATTGAGGTCAACAGCCAACAGTCGGCGGCCATGGAAGGCATGCACGACATTTACTATGGCACCGCGCTGCCTCCGCACCGCATGCCGATCCAGCTGACCGAGCCGGAAGACCGCATCGGCGTCCCGTACCTGCACGTCGACACGGAGAAGATCATCGCCGTCGTCGAGACGAACGCGCCGGACCGCCTCTCCGCATTCGCCGCACCGGATGAGGCCTCCAACCAGATCGCCGACCACCTGCTGGACTTCCTGGACGGCGAAATCGCCAAGGGACGCATGAGCGACAAGCTGCTGCCGTTGCAGTCAGGCGTGGGCAACATCGCCAATGCCGTGCTGGCCGGGCTGTCCCGAGGCGGCTACCGTGGCCTGAAGGCGTACACCGAGGTCATCCAGGATGGCATGCTGGAACTGATCAAGGACGGCACCCTGGCGTTCGCCTCAGCCACCTCTTTCTCCCTGTCTGAGGCCGGCATTGAGGAATTCAACCGTAACGTTGACTTCTACCGGGAGCGCATTGTCTTCCGCACGCAGGAGATTTCCAACCACCCTGAGCTGATCCGTCGGCTGGGCTGCATCGCCCTGAATGGCATGATCGAGGCCGACATCTACGGCAACGTGAACTCCACCCACGTGGTGGGCTCACATGTCATGAACGGCATTGGCGGCTCGGGCGACTTTGCCCGCAACGGCTTCCTGTCAGTGTTCATGTCCCCGTCCACAGCAAAGGGTGGGAAGATCTCCGGCATCGTCCCGATGGCCAGCCATGTTGACCACACCGAGCACGACACCATGATCCTGATTACCGAGCAGGGCCTGGCCGATCTGCGCGGGCTGGCCCCGAAGCAGCGCGCCCGCGTCATCGTGGAAAAATGTGCGCACCCGGACTACAAGCCGATGCTTGAGGACTATTTTGCCCGGGCGTCGCGCGACTCCTACGGCAAGCACACCCCGCACCTGCTGGGCGAGGCACTGTCCTGGCATCAGCGCTTCATCGACACAGGCGACATGCGCCCGTAG